The genomic DNA CTGTGCTGTTGGCCGGGTTGTATGCCAGCGGCAAAACGTCCGTGGTGGAACCCCATCCGACGCGCGATTACACCGAGCGCATGCTCGCCGCTTTCGGCGTGGACATCGAGTACTCGCCGGGCAAGGCCCGCCTGCGCGGTGGCCAGCGCCTGCGCGCGACCGACATCGTGGTGCCGGCCGATTTTTCGTCCGCCGCGTTCTTCCTGGTCGCAGCGAGCATCATCCCCGGTTCCGAACTGCGCCTGCAGCAAGTGGGCTTGAATCCCCGCCGCACCGGGCTGCTGCACGCGCTGCGCCTGATGGGCGCGGACATCCGCGAAGAGAATCCGGCGGAGCAGGGCGGGGAACCAGTCGCCGATCTGGTGGTGCGCTACGCGCCGCTGAAGGGCACGCAGATTCCCGAAGCGCTGGTGCCGGACATGATCGACGAGTTCCCGGCGCTGTTCGTGGCCGCCGCCGCAGCGGAAGGCAACACCGTGGTGACCGGCGCGGCCGAACTGCGGGTGAAGGAATCCGACCGTCTGGCCGCCATGGCGGCCGGCCTGCGTACGCTGGGTGTGCAGGTGGATGAGACCGAAGACGGTGCCACGATCCATGGTGGCGCCACGCTGGGCAGCGGCACGATTGAAAGCCACGGCGACCACCGCATCGCGATGTCCTTCGCCATTGCCGGGCAGTTGAGCAACGGGGAGGTGCGGATCAACGATGTGGCCAATGTGGCGACCTCGTTCCCCGGGTTTGATGCGCTGGCGGGTGGTGCGGGGTTCGGGCTGGTGTGAGGTTCGTGACGGTCGCTGGCCGTCAGCTTGGAGCGTTGCTGCTGCAAGGGTAGTGACGGCCGCTGGCCGTCAGCTTGGCGTGTTACCGCTACGCTCGCCGAGCGTGGCTCGGCGCTACCGAGGTGATGCCTCCGGAATTGAACGAGGCAGTGCCTCCGCAATTAAAAATGCCGACCCATTGGGTCGGCATTTTCGTTTCATGTCACGCGATGTTGCTCAACGCTGGGTGCGGAAGTCCACCGGCACGTTGACCACGCTGGCAACAGCACGGCCATTCTGCACGGCCGGCTCGAACTTCCAGCCGCGCACGGTGCTCAGCACGGCGCGATCCAGGTCGCGATCACGCTGGCCGGTACGCGACACGATGCTCGCATCGGTGACGGCACCCGTCGGCGCCACCTTCAGGCTGGCCACCACGCTGCCCTGCACGCCATTACGCAGCGCAGTGGTCGGGTAGGTCGGCTTGGCATTGCTGGTCAGCGGACGCGCTTCGCGGTTGCGTACGGCCGGGGCCGCGCGCTGCTGTGTGGCAGGGGCGGCGGCACGCGGGCGCTCGGCTGGCGCGGTGGCCACGGGGGCATTGGTGGCGGGCAGCATGCGCTCGCCGATAGGCGCCGGTGCCACCTCGGTGTCCGCCATCCGCAACCAAACCAAGGCCGCCGCAAACATCGCCACGATCAACGCAATCCACAACAGCGGTGAGGGGCGACGGCGTTCTACTGCGAGGTCACCATCGGCCTGGTGACGCGACGAAGCGGGCATATCGGGAGCATGGGCCGCACTCATGGTGATTCTCCTGCACTGTCGTTTCCGACGTCGCCCCGAGTCTTGCGCGGTCGGCATGGCGTGTGCGTAAGCATCGCGTCAACGCGGTGCATAAAGTTCAGGTTCGAGTATCGGCTCCGTTCAGCGATGCAGACGGGTCGTGATCAACGACCCGGCGTGAAATCGAACGGCACTTCGACACTGCCCGTCACCGGCTGGCCATTGCTCACCGCAGGGGTGAACTTCCAGCGGCGCACCGCTTCCATGGCGGCGCGATCCAGATCGCGCGAACCGCTGCGCTGCACCAGTGTCACGCCATACGCGCGGCCGGTGGCATCCACATCCACGCGCACCACGACGGAACCGGCGTCGCCGCGGCGCAGGGCAGCGGGCGGATAGGTCGGCGGCGGCGACTGGCCCGGGATCGGCATCGGACGGTCATTGGCCGGCGCGCCCGCGGTAGCCGGGGCAGTGCCCGGCGCAGGAACGCCTTCCGTCATTGCCGGCGGTGCAGGCGTGGTCTCGACCAACTGCGGTATTTCTTCCGACGGCGGGGCAGGGCGCGCCTCGGGCATGTCACTGGACCCGGCCGCAGCGGCCAAGGGCTCCGGCAACGGCTCCACTTCCGCCACTTCCTGCGGCGTCTTCGCTGCCGGTTCGGCCTGGAAGAAGCCCTTGTCGCGGCTTGCCAGCCAGACCGCCACGAACAGCAACAGCCCGACGGCAAACGCGATGCCGGCGATTTTCAGGCTGTTGCGCGGAATCTGCAGGGTGATCGACTTGCCGGACGTAGAACGGGTAGCAGGCATGACTGAAACCGTGAAGGGACCGGGCGATTCTGGCACAGCCCCGATGAACCGGCGGCAGAAATCCGCATAACAAGCGATAATCGGCTTCCTGATCCACAAACGACCTTCCGCCATGCTCGATCCAGCCCTGCTTCGCCAACAGCCCGCCGACCTCGCCGAACGCCTGCGCACCAGTCGCGGCTTCGAGCTCGACGTGTCTGCACTGGAGTCGCTGGAAAGCGACCGCAAGCGCATCCAGGTGCGCACGCAGGAGCTGCAGAGCCTGCGCAACAGCCGTTCCAAGGCGATCGGCCAAGCCAAGGCGAAGGGCGAAGACGTGTCGGCGATCATGGCCGAAGTCGCCGCGTTCGCAGATGAGCTGAAGGCATCGGAAGTGACCCTGGACGAACTGCGCGAGAAGATCGACGCGATCGCGATGATGATCCCGAACCTCCCCTCTGAGGACGTGCCAGCCGGCGCCGACGAGAGTGACAACGTGGAGCAGTCCCGTTGGGGCACCCCGCGCCAGTTTGATTTCAAGGTGCTCGACCACGTAGAGCTGGGCGCCCGCAACAAATGGCTGGACGGCGAGACCGCGGCCAAGCTGTCCGGCTCGCGCTTCACCGTGCTGCGCGGCCCGATCGCGCGCCTGCATCGCGCCCTGGCCCAGTTCATGCTCGATCTGCACAGCGGTGAGCACGAATACCAGGAAACCAACGTGCCGGTGATCGTCAACGCCGACAGCCTGTACGGCACCGGCCAGTTGCCGAAGTTCGAAGAGGACATGTTCATCACCCATCTGGGTGAGCAGAAGCGTTACTTGATCTCGACCTCGGAAATCTCGCTGACCAACATCGTGCGCGACGAAATCGTTGACGCCGAGCGCCTGCCGCTGCGCATGACCGCCCACTCGCTGTGCTTCCGTTCCGAAGCCGGCAGCGGTGGCCGCGACGTGCGCGGCATGATCCGCCAGCACCAGTTCGAGAAAGTGGAACTGGTCACCGCCTGCCGCCCGGAAGACAGCGATGCCGAGCACCAGCGCATGACCCGCTGTGCCGAAGTGGTGCTGGAAAAGCTGGGCCTGCCATACCGCAAGGTGCTGCTGTGCACCGGCGATATGGGGTTCAGCGCGGTAAAGACGTACGACCTGGAAGTGTGGCTGCCCTCGCAGGACACCTACCGCGAGATCTCCTCGTGCTCCAACACCGGTGACTTCCAGGCCCGCCGCATGCAGGCCCGCTGGCGCAACCCCACCACCGGCAAGCCCGAGCTGCTGCACACGCTCAACGGATCCGGCGTGGCCGTCGGCCGCGCCATGATCGCCGTGATGGAGAACTACCAGAACGAAGACGGCAGCATCACCGTCCCCGACGTCCTGCGCCCGTACATGGGCGGCCTGGAAACCATCGCCTGACCGACCAAACGGGTAGAGCCGGCTTCAGCCGGCTGCACGTCGCACCAGGCCCACCGCACCGCCGCACTCGCGCTCGGTAGAGCCGGCTTCAGCCGGCTGCACTTCGCGTCATGCCACACGGCAATGCCGGCCTTGTGCCGTCCCACCCGCCGCTGCGCTCGCCGAGCATGGCTCGGCGCTACCGGGCACCGCCCTTCGCGCCACGCCACACGGCAATGCCGGCCTTGTGCCGTCCCACCCGCCGCTGCGCTCGCCGAGCATGGCTCGGCGCTACCGTCCGACGCGTACCGCAAAAAAAAACGGCCCCACATCTCTGCAGGGCCGCTACACGGGCTGAAACGGGGGAGGGACACTTTCAGCCCACGGTCACCGGCCGACGACGAGCCGCCAGCAACCGCTGGAACACATCAACCAGCTCAGGCCGCAGCCAGCTCCGCTTCCGGCAGGTTCGCCAGCGCCGCGGCGATCGCTTCTTCGCGATGCTTCGGCGAATACGCGATGCCTTCGGCACGCACGAATTCCACGTCATTGATGCCCATGAAGGCAAACACCTGACGCAGCAGCGGCTCCTGGAAGTCCGCCGGCGAATCGGTATAGATGCCGCCACGGCTGCTGACGATGATCACCCGCTTGCCACCCGCCAGCCCAACCGGGCCCGCCTCGGTGTACTTGAAGGTCTTGCCGGCCACCGCAACGCGGTCGATCCAGGCCTTCAGCGTGGACGGGATGCTGAAGTTGTACATCGGCGCACCGATCACCACCACGTCAGCAGCCAGGAACTGCTCCAACACCTGCTGCGCATCAGCGGTTTCTGTCGCGTCCAGCTGGGCCAGCGAGCTGCCGCGCAGGTGGGGGATTGGATTTGCGTCCAGATCGCGGTACGCCACATTCAGGTCCGTAGCGGAATCCTTGAAACGGCCAACCACCGCCGCGGTCAGCTGGCGGGAAACCGAATTGTCGCCGAGCGCGCTGGCGTCGATATGCAGAAGCTTCATGGCAGTCACCTATGTATGGGGGAGGCTTAAGCGCCGCCGACAGGGCACACGATAGGTTGTTGCCAATGTGGGATAAAGATGGTTGAATGCCACGTATTGTTCTACCTATGGAACTGCGACATGCAAGACCTCAACGATCTCTACTACTTCGCCATGGTGGTCGACCACGGCGGTTTTGCCGCAGCAGAACGTGCGCTCGGCATCCCCAAGTCGCGCCTGAGCCGCCGTATCAGCCAGCTGGAAACCGACCTCGGCGTCCGCCTGCTGCAGCGCTCCACGCGTCGCTTTGCCGTCACCGACGTCGGCACCAGCGTGCACCGCCATGCGCAGACCATGCTGGCCGAAGCCCAAGCCGCCCGCGAGGTGGTGGACCGCTTGAGCGCCGAGCCGCGTGGCCTGGTACGGGCGAGTGTGCCGGTATCGCTGGCGCAGATGCAGCTGCCCAAGCTGCTGCCGAAGTTCCTGGAGCAGTACCCCAAGGTGCGGCTGCAGTTGAACATCAGCAACCGCCGCGTAGACATCATCAACGAAGGCTACGACGTCGCCCTGCGCGTGCGTTCGCGGCTGGATGACGATGGCAGCCTGGTCATGCGCAGCTTCGGACAGGTGCAGGAACTGCTGGTCGCCAGCCCGAAGTACCTGGACCGCGCCGGCCGCCCGAAGGATCCGGATGAGCTGATCAACCA from Stenotrophomonas sp. 169 includes the following:
- the aroA gene encoding 3-phosphoshikimate 1-carboxyvinyltransferase; this translates as MSNTQHWIARKGQPLQGSLVIPGDKSVSHRAVMFAALADGTSTIDGFLEGEDTRATARIFSQMGARMETPSPSRRVVHGVGIDGLQAPTGELDCGNAGTGMRLIAGVLAGQAFDSVLVGDESLSRRPMRRITGPLAQMGAQIDTQDDGTPPLHVRGGQALHGIDFASPVASAQVKSAVLLAGLYASGKTSVVEPHPTRDYTERMLAAFGVDIEYSPGKARLRGGQRLRATDIVVPADFSSAAFFLVAASIIPGSELRLQQVGLNPRRTGLLHALRLMGADIREENPAEQGGEPVADLVVRYAPLKGTQIPEALVPDMIDEFPALFVAAAAAEGNTVVTGAAELRVKESDRLAAMAAGLRTLGVQVDETEDGATIHGGATLGSGTIESHGDHRIAMSFAIAGQLSNGEVRINDVANVATSFPGFDALAGGAGFGLV
- a CDS encoding energy transducer TonB yields the protein MPASSRHQADGDLAVERRRPSPLLWIALIVAMFAAALVWLRMADTEVAPAPIGERMLPATNAPVATAPAERPRAAAPATQQRAAPAVRNREARPLTSNAKPTYPTTALRNGVQGSVVASLKVAPTGAVTDASIVSRTGQRDRDLDRAVLSTVRGWKFEPAVQNGRAVASVVNVPVDFRTQR
- a CDS encoding energy transducer TonB — its product is MPATRSTSGKSITLQIPRNSLKIAGIAFAVGLLLFVAVWLASRDKGFFQAEPAAKTPQEVAEVEPLPEPLAAAAGSSDMPEARPAPPSEEIPQLVETTPAPPAMTEGVPAPGTAPATAGAPANDRPMPIPGQSPPPTYPPAALRRGDAGSVVVRVDVDATGRAYGVTLVQRSGSRDLDRAAMEAVRRWKFTPAVSNGQPVTGSVEVPFDFTPGR
- the serS gene encoding serine--tRNA ligase; amino-acid sequence: MLDPALLRQQPADLAERLRTSRGFELDVSALESLESDRKRIQVRTQELQSLRNSRSKAIGQAKAKGEDVSAIMAEVAAFADELKASEVTLDELREKIDAIAMMIPNLPSEDVPAGADESDNVEQSRWGTPRQFDFKVLDHVELGARNKWLDGETAAKLSGSRFTVLRGPIARLHRALAQFMLDLHSGEHEYQETNVPVIVNADSLYGTGQLPKFEEDMFITHLGEQKRYLISTSEISLTNIVRDEIVDAERLPLRMTAHSLCFRSEAGSGGRDVRGMIRQHQFEKVELVTACRPEDSDAEHQRMTRCAEVVLEKLGLPYRKVLLCTGDMGFSAVKTYDLEVWLPSQDTYREISSCSNTGDFQARRMQARWRNPTTGKPELLHTLNGSGVAVGRAMIAVMENYQNEDGSITVPDVLRPYMGGLETIA
- a CDS encoding NAD(P)H-dependent oxidoreductase, with amino-acid sequence MKLLHIDASALGDNSVSRQLTAAVVGRFKDSATDLNVAYRDLDANPIPHLRGSSLAQLDATETADAQQVLEQFLAADVVVIGAPMYNFSIPSTLKAWIDRVAVAGKTFKYTEAGPVGLAGGKRVIIVSSRGGIYTDSPADFQEPLLRQVFAFMGINDVEFVRAEGIAYSPKHREEAIAAALANLPEAELAAA
- a CDS encoding LysR substrate-binding domain-containing protein, which encodes MQDLNDLYYFAMVVDHGGFAAAERALGIPKSRLSRRISQLETDLGVRLLQRSTRRFAVTDVGTSVHRHAQTMLAEAQAAREVVDRLSAEPRGLVRASVPVSLAQMQLPKLLPKFLEQYPKVRLQLNISNRRVDIINEGYDVALRVRSRLDDDGSLVMRSFGQVQELLVASPKYLDRAGRPKDPDELINHVTLSISEDEARQRWELHGPEGAVRRVDLQPRVAGFDFPLLQSMVKDGFGITMLPETVCADAVRKGELEVVLPEWSLPQGICHAVFASRRGLLPAVRVFIDFLAEHLPPQLEASRLDCGGACERAKEKIKATALGALAVDAG